Sequence from the Aquimarina sp. Aq107 genome:
CGATCTGTAATTCGCTAAAAAAAATAGATTTCCTTTTACATAACCGTTATGGTCGATAGAAGGTGTAGGACCGTTATAATCCATATGAAATGTAGGGTTGTCTAAATCTTCGAAGTCAAAGATTACTGTTCTGGTATTAAAACCGACACTTGTTTCATCAAGTTCATCTCCTAAAAGAAAATAACGCTGATCTTCTGTAAACCACCCTTGATGTGTATAACCTACACTAGAATAGCTAATCGTAGAAATAGTAATAGGATTATTTTTGTCAGTTATATCTGCAATTACAATTTCTATTTGATTACTTCCAATTAATATTTCTTTCCCTGTATAATCGGTATCCGGACCGTTATAAGTTACTACTTGTGCATCATGGCTATAAGCATCTCCTCCTGCTGAAATAAAACCTCCAGCTGCTATTGGATTTTTAGGATCCCTAATATCAATAAAATGCGGTCCTCCGCTAAAAGTTGAAGTTCCCACAGCATATGCAAATCCAGAATCTTCATTGATTACAATATTATGTGCATTTCCAAAACCTGTATATCTTGTATCTGAAGTAAATGTCTCTGGAGGATTTGTTATATTTCTTAGTCGAGTAAGATCAAAAACTTGCATTCCATGACTAGAAGCTTCACTTACAATAAAAGCGTGATTTTGATATACTTTTACATCTCTCCAAGAACTATTAGTAGTTGCTGTCGGAAGTTTTCCAAGATATATGGGAGTTGTTGGATCTGAAACATCGATAAAAGCTGTTCCATTATTTAATCCGATAAGTGCATATTCTTTTCCACTGGTAGAGTCTGTCCATCCCCAGCTATCATTTCCCGAAGTTGCATTCATCGTAGATAATGGAATCTGAGACATCAAATCATAATCCTGACAAGGAAAAGAGCCCGCTGTCCCATTTTCACATATTGTTTGAGATTGTAAAATGAATGATAAAAATAAGAAACTAAGTAGGGTTATTTTTTGCATGGGTTGAGTTTTTAAGAGTGTAATTGTGTTATTTTATGGAGTACTTTCTTTTACTAATATAAATCCAGAGTTGATGTCGCTAATTACAATATTTCCACTTTCGAAATATGGATATACATTCCAAGCACCACTAAATCCAGCACTATCGTTTGATGGAAAGGTATCTATATATGCTATTTCGGTCATCGACATAGATGCAATATCTGCAATATCAATTATTCTAATACCCGCTCTATAATTAGCTAAATAAAACTTATTTCCTTTTACATATCCATTATGATCAATAGCTGGAGTTGATCCCAAATAATTCATATGAAATTTTGGATTATCCAAATCTTCAAAATCGAATACAACTGTTCTAGTATTAAAACCTACTCTTTGCTCATCAAGCTCATCGCCTAATAAAAAAAAACCGTTGATTCTCTGTAAACCATCCTTGATGAGTGTATCCAATATTTTCATAATTTATAGTAGAAATAGTTTTAGGATCATTTTTGTCAGTAATGTCAGCAATTACTATTTCTATCTGATTACTACCAATTAGAATTTCGCGACCAGTATAGTCGGTATCGGGGCCATTATAAGTTACAACTTGTGCATCATGGCTGTAAGCATCTCCTCCATCAGAAATAAAACCTCCTGCCGCTACAGGGTTTGTAGGATCTTGAATATTTACAAAATGAGGTCCTCCGCCAAAAGTAGATGTTCCTACCCCATATGCGTAACCGGTGTCTTCATTGATTACAATATTATGTGCGTTGCCAAAACCAGTATATGTTGTATTAGCAGTAAATGTTTGTGGTGGATTAGTTACATTTCTTAAACTAGTCAAATCAAAAACTTGCATTCCATGTCCAGCAGCTTCACTCACTATAAAAGCATGGTTTTGATATACTTTCGCATCACGCCAAGAACTATTTTCTGTTGCTGTAGGTAGTTTTCCTAAATAAATAGGGGATTCAGGAGTAGAAATATCAATAAAAGCAGTACCGTTATTTAGGCACATAATGACATATTCTTTTCCATTGCTAGGATCTGTCCAACCCCAACTATCATTTCCTCCAGTTGCTCCCATTTCCGAAAGTGATATTGAAGAAACGAAATCAATACCACAACTTTGGTAAATTCCTCCATCACTTTCAGTTGAGCAAGCGGTAATTGGAATATTTGTATTGTCATCATCATTACTACAGCTTACAAAAGATAAAAGGATTGAAATAAAAGCGAGAGTACTAAGATATTTTTTCATGTTTAATCTACTAGAATTAATTATTGATGAAGAATACATATATATAACAAGCTAATTAAGAAATACCCTATATATCTATAGTATTAAAACTACTCAAAAAGATAATTCTGGACTACAATTTTTTTGTTTATGCTTTGGTCAAAAAGGTAACAAAAAATAATGACTGTTGATATAAAGGTGTTAAATAAAGAAACTGTTAATAATTTTAATCATGAAAAATCAAGTTTTTAAAAAGATAGTATTGG
This genomic interval carries:
- a CDS encoding choice-of-anchor B family protein, giving the protein MKKYLSTLAFISILLSFVSCSNDDDNTNIPITACSTESDGGIYQSCGIDFVSSISLSEMGATGGNDSWGWTDPSNGKEYVIMCLNNGTAFIDISTPESPIYLGKLPTATENSSWRDAKVYQNHAFIVSEAAGHGMQVFDLTSLRNVTNPPQTFTANTTYTGFGNAHNIVINEDTGYAYGVGTSTFGGGPHFVNIQDPTNPVAAGGFISDGGDAYSHDAQVVTYNGPDTDYTGREILIGSNQIEIVIADITDKNDPKTISTINYENIGYTHQGWFTENQRFFFIRR
- a CDS encoding choice-of-anchor B family protein, with translation MQKITLLSFLFLSFILQSQTICENGTAGSFPCQDYDLMSQIPLSTMNATSGNDSWGWTDSTSGKEYALIGLNNGTAFIDVSDPTTPIYLGKLPTATTNSSWRDVKVYQNHAFIVSEASSHGMQVFDLTRLRNITNPPETFTSDTRYTGFGNAHNIVINEDSGFAYAVGTSTFSGGPHFIDIRDPKNPIAAGGFISAGGDAYSHDAQVVTYNGPDTDYTGKEILIGSNQIEIVIADITDKNNPITISTISYSSVGYTHQGWFTEDQRYFLLGDELDETSVGFNTRTVIFDFEDLDNPTFHMDYNGPTPSIDHNGYVKGNLFFLANYRSGIRIVDISDIANKNINEIGYFDTYPSNDNAAFNGAWNVYPYFNSGNIVISDIERGFLLVRQTNTLSVNDFEEKSNFAIYPNPTNSSVTIDGGDITGLEKIEIYNVIGKKIEEFHNPDNAKNITLSLAYSPGIYLIKINDVTKKLIVK
- a CDS encoding choice-of-anchor B family protein; translated protein: MDTLIKDGLQRINGFFLLGDELDEQRVGFNTRTVVFDFEDLDNPKFHMNYLGSTPAIDHNGYVKGNKFYLANYRAGIRIIDIADIASMSMTEIAYIDTFPSNDSAGFSGAWNVYPYFESGNIVISDINSGFILVKESTP